The following are encoded in a window of Chryseobacterium sp. genomic DNA:
- a CDS encoding rhomboid family intramembrane serine protease: MFKNHISAATLLYPTGMLTLMWLGFLLQNLGLFRNCWGAIIPLVPSGLKGVFLSPLLHGSMDHLLSNSIPIFILLGLLFHFYPTLGRKILFGGWLFTGLLVWLLPPIDIFTGNYMYTCTIGASGVVYVLAFFLFFSGVFRWNMKLLTVSMLVALYYGSLVWGVLPEELFSGSEVPSNISWQSHLAGATVGTVMAFAFKKAGEKKKKYIWEFPNFYSEVDDKLWQEYRERHPEDFEDMPQKKRDEVWERLEELRNSRK; this comes from the coding sequence ATGTTCAAAAACCATATTTCTGCCGCAACCTTACTTTATCCGACCGGCATGCTTACGCTTATGTGGCTGGGTTTCCTGCTGCAGAATTTAGGTTTGTTCCGGAACTGCTGGGGCGCCATCATTCCCCTCGTTCCGTCCGGTCTAAAAGGAGTATTCCTTTCTCCTCTGCTGCACGGCAGTATGGATCATCTGCTCAGCAATTCGATTCCGATATTTATCCTTCTGGGTTTGCTTTTTCATTTTTACCCCACCCTTGGCCGAAAAATTCTGTTTGGCGGCTGGCTTTTCACGGGGCTGCTGGTATGGCTGCTGCCCCCAATAGACATTTTTACAGGAAACTATATGTATACCTGTACCATCGGCGCCAGCGGTGTGGTTTATGTGCTGGCGTTTTTCCTGTTTTTCAGCGGTGTATTCCGGTGGAATATGAAACTGCTTACAGTATCTATGCTTGTTGCACTGTATTACGGCAGCCTGGTATGGGGCGTACTGCCCGAAGAACTGTTTTCGGGAAGTGAGGTGCCCAGCAATATTTCCTGGCAGAGCCACCTGGCCGGTGCTACTGTGGGAACCGTGATGGCGTTTGCATTTAAAAAAGCTGGCGAGAAAAAAAAGAAATACATTTGGGAATTCCCGAACTTCTATAGCGAAGTTGATGATAAGCTGTGGCAGGAATACCGTGAGCGTCATCCGGAAGACTTTGAAGACATGCCCCAAAAGAAGCGGGATGAAGTCTGGGAACGCCTGGAGGAGCTTCGTAACAGCAGGAAATAA
- a CDS encoding DUF3078 domain-containing protein: protein MKRILLLLPLLVYTSGFGQTERDSRSVVDSIQYGRWKSTLPNLDSLANPIVMDLEPKFRDTIIVRDEIIIPQVLEEVPITPFALNNLSAERKWYFYGQNNLVFNQASFSNWNSGGNNSIGAIGKMNYNLSYKNKKHYLENIMQLGFGWNAAEGQSSRKTEDFINFMSNYGYDLGKHYYLSTGFQLITQFAPGFNYSEVPDPSFADRISRFMAPGYVNAGIGFSYNPSENFQVILRPANGKFTFVTDPLLQKAGRYGLERDGQSVRSELGAMMNILYRLKILQDVNLDNQLNFFSNYISHPERVDVAYNGVLNIKLNRFISTLVSLELAYDHDQIQKLQRKQTLGIGFSYNIGEQATEKLRTKKAIKPFITK from the coding sequence ATGAAAAGGATATTGTTATTACTGCCGCTGCTTGTGTACACCTCCGGATTTGGCCAGACAGAAAGAGATTCCAGGAGTGTGGTCGATTCCATACAGTACGGAAGGTGGAAAAGTACACTGCCCAATCTGGACAGCCTGGCTAACCCCATAGTGATGGATCTTGAGCCCAAATTCCGCGATACCATCATCGTAAGGGACGAGATCATCATACCTCAGGTTCTGGAAGAGGTTCCAATTACACCTTTTGCACTTAATAACCTTTCTGCAGAAAGAAAATGGTACTTCTACGGGCAAAACAACCTGGTCTTTAACCAGGCGTCATTTTCCAACTGGAATTCGGGCGGAAATAACAGCATAGGCGCAATTGGTAAAATGAATTATAACCTGAGTTATAAGAACAAAAAGCATTACCTGGAAAACATCATGCAGCTTGGATTTGGCTGGAATGCAGCCGAAGGGCAGAGCAGCCGTAAAACCGAAGATTTCATCAACTTCATGAGCAATTACGGATATGATCTTGGAAAGCACTACTATTTATCTACCGGATTTCAACTGATTACACAATTTGCGCCAGGTTTCAATTACAGTGAAGTTCCGGATCCCAGTTTTGCCGACCGTATTTCCAGATTTATGGCTCCCGGTTATGTAAATGCCGGTATTGGTTTCTCCTACAACCCAAGCGAGAATTTTCAGGTAATCCTGAGACCTGCCAACGGAAAATTCACCTTCGTAACCGATCCGTTGTTGCAGAAGGCGGGCCGTTATGGTCTGGAAAGGGACGGACAGAGTGTTCGCAGTGAACTTGGTGCCATGATGAATATCCTGTACCGTCTGAAAATATTACAAGACGTAAATCTGGATAACCAGCTCAATTTTTTCAGCAATTATATAAGTCATCCTGAGAGGGTGGATGTTGCCTATAATGGTGTTCTGAACATTAAACTGAACCGTTTTATTTCCACGCTTGTAAGCCTGGAACTTGCCTATGATCACGATCAGATCCAAAAGCTTCAGCGTAAGCAAACCCTGGGAATCGGATTTTCCTATAACATTGGAGAACAGGCTACGGAAAAACTGCGTACAAAAAAAGCAATTAAGCCTTTTATTACAAAGTAA
- the sufD gene encoding Fe-S cluster assembly protein SufD: MALYEQIIDTHSQFLQSLQHSFLDDSRTAALARFAMEGFPTKKDEEYKYTNLKEVTEKEYNFFPKPEHTISREQIDELHLGEENFDWIVFINGRLHKEYSKISIENAEFLSFNYALNDPEYREVFDKYFNTIASQELALTNLNQAYCKHGFFLKVPKNVVIEKPIHVFYISQNQDTNTFYNTRNLLIAEEGSKVEVIESHHNFDDTFVFTNTVTEIFTYQNAKADWHKVQNDSPNTYLIDHTYAKQERDSLTTVNTFSFGGKLVRNNLDFIHNGENINSFMNGITIIGDEQVVDHHTAVHHRTPNCESYQNYKGIFGDKAHGVFNGKIFVDKIAQKTNAYQQNNNVLLGEGASIDTKPQLEIFADDVKCSHGCTVGQLNNDAMFYLQARGISKSKARALLLYAFANDAMQNIDIEPLKIKISKLLAEKLEVEMEF, encoded by the coding sequence ATGGCTTTATACGAGCAAATCATAGATACACATTCCCAGTTCCTGCAAAGCCTGCAGCATTCGTTTTTGGATGACAGCCGGACTGCGGCACTGGCACGTTTTGCCATGGAGGGTTTCCCTACCAAAAAGGACGAGGAATATAAATATACAAACCTGAAAGAGGTAACCGAAAAGGAGTATAATTTCTTTCCGAAACCGGAACACACCATCAGCCGTGAGCAGATTGATGAACTGCATCTGGGCGAGGAAAATTTTGACTGGATCGTATTCATTAACGGCCGGCTTCATAAGGAATACTCCAAAATATCAATCGAAAATGCTGAATTCCTGTCTTTCAACTATGCGCTGAACGACCCCGAATACCGGGAGGTTTTTGATAAATATTTCAATACCATAGCTTCTCAGGAGTTGGCACTTACAAACCTTAACCAGGCCTACTGCAAACACGGATTTTTCCTGAAGGTTCCAAAAAATGTGGTCATAGAGAAGCCTATTCACGTATTCTACATTTCTCAGAATCAGGATACGAACACCTTTTACAACACCCGTAACCTGCTGATCGCGGAAGAAGGATCAAAGGTTGAGGTCATAGAAAGCCATCATAATTTCGACGACACTTTTGTCTTCACCAATACAGTAACCGAGATCTTCACCTACCAGAATGCAAAAGCCGACTGGCATAAAGTGCAGAACGACAGTCCGAACACTTACCTGATAGACCATACTTATGCAAAGCAGGAGCGTGACAGCCTTACTACTGTAAATACATTCTCCTTTGGAGGAAAACTGGTGCGCAATAACCTGGATTTCATCCATAATGGCGAAAACATTAACTCTTTTATGAATGGTATCACCATTATTGGCGACGAGCAGGTGGTAGATCATCATACTGCGGTACATCACAGAACTCCCAACTGTGAGAGTTACCAGAATTATAAGGGAATTTTTGGAGATAAAGCGCACGGTGTATTCAACGGGAAGATTTTTGTTGATAAAATCGCCCAGAAAACCAACGCCTACCAGCAAAACAATAATGTCCTTTTGGGCGAAGGTGCCTCCATTGACACCAAACCTCAGCTGGAAATTTTTGCAGATGATGTTAAATGCTCTCATGGCTGTACCGTTGGTCAGCTCAATAATGATGCTATGTTCTACCTGCAGGCACGCGGTATTTCCAAAAGCAAGGCGCGGGCGCTGCTTCTTTACGCTTTTGCAAACGACGCCATGCAGAATATCGATATTGAACCTCTTAAAATCAAGATCTCCAAACTGCTGGCCGAAAAGCTGGAAGTGGAGATGGAGTTCTAA
- the sufC gene encoding Fe-S cluster assembly ATPase SufC: protein MLRINNLQAQIEDGTQILKGVNLQINPGEVHVIMGPNGAGKSTLSSVIAGKEDYEVTAGEIVFEGENIVEDAPEERAHKGIFLSFQYPVEIPGVTVTNFMKAALNETRKANGLEDMPAKEMLALIREKSEKLGIKKDFLSRSLNEGFSGGEKKRNEIFQMMMLNPKLAILDETDSGLDIDALRVVADGVNAFRNTDNAVLIITHYQRLLNYIEPDFVHVLANGQIIKTGDKNLALELEAKGYDWLLN, encoded by the coding sequence ATGCTAAGAATCAATAATTTACAAGCCCAAATAGAAGACGGGACGCAAATACTTAAGGGTGTGAATCTGCAAATTAATCCGGGCGAGGTTCATGTAATTATGGGGCCTAACGGCGCGGGAAAGTCAACACTTTCATCAGTAATTGCCGGAAAAGAAGACTACGAAGTAACTGCAGGCGAAATCGTTTTTGAAGGTGAAAATATCGTAGAGGATGCTCCTGAAGAAAGAGCACACAAAGGTATTTTCCTTTCATTCCAGTATCCTGTAGAGATACCGGGTGTTACAGTGACCAACTTTATGAAGGCGGCACTTAATGAAACCCGCAAGGCCAACGGACTGGAAGATATGCCTGCCAAAGAAATGCTGGCCCTGATCCGTGAAAAATCTGAAAAATTAGGAATTAAGAAGGATTTTCTGTCCCGATCTCTGAACGAAGGATTCTCCGGTGGTGAAAAGAAACGTAATGAAATTTTCCAGATGATGATGCTGAACCCAAAACTGGCAATTCTGGATGAGACCGATTCCGGTCTTGATATTGACGCACTGCGCGTTGTAGCAGACGGCGTGAACGCTTTCAGAAATACCGACAATGCCGTTCTGATTATAACTCACTATCAGAGACTTCTGAACTATATCGAACCTGATTTTGTACACGTCCTGGCCAATGGACAAATCATCAAAACGGGCGATAAAAATTTGGCGCTGGAGCTGGAAGCTAAAGGATATGACTGGCTTTTGAACTAA
- the sufB gene encoding Fe-S cluster assembly protein SufB: MAKYTEDDLREDLKTKEYEAGFYTDIEYEYFPTGLNEEIVRMISAKKNEPEWMTEWRLESFRIWQKMTEPTWANIKYEQPDFQAIKYYAAPKVKPELASLDEVDPELLKTFAKLGINIEEQKRLSGVAVDIVMDSVSVKTTFQETLKEKGIIFCSISEAIQNHGELVRQYLGKVVPRGDNFYAALNSAVFSDGSFCYIPKGVKCPMELSTYFRINQAGTGQFERTLVIADEGSYVSYLEGCTAPARDENQLHAAVVELLALDGAEIKYSTVQNWFPGDESGKGGVYNFVTKRGLCERNAKISWTQVETGSAVTWKYPSCILKGDNSVGEFYSIAVTNNHQYADTGTKMIHIGKNSRSTIISKGISAGKSNNSYRGLVKVMPSAKGARNFSQCDSLLMGNECGAHTFPYIEIKDPTAQLEHEATTSKIGEDQIFYCNQRGIDTERAIALIVNGFSKEVLNKLPMEFAIEAQKLLEISLEGSVG; the protein is encoded by the coding sequence ATGGCAAAATATACAGAAGACGATCTAAGAGAAGACCTGAAAACCAAGGAATACGAAGCTGGTTTTTATACAGATATAGAGTACGAATATTTCCCGACAGGACTTAACGAGGAAATTGTGCGGATGATCTCGGCCAAAAAAAATGAGCCGGAATGGATGACGGAATGGCGCCTTGAGTCTTTCCGGATCTGGCAGAAAATGACAGAGCCTACCTGGGCAAACATTAAATATGAACAGCCCGATTTCCAGGCTATTAAATATTACGCAGCACCTAAAGTAAAGCCTGAACTGGCCAGCCTGGACGAGGTTGATCCGGAACTGCTGAAAACTTTTGCCAAACTGGGCATCAACATTGAAGAGCAGAAAAGGCTCTCCGGTGTAGCTGTGGATATCGTGATGGACTCCGTTTCTGTGAAGACTACTTTCCAGGAAACACTTAAGGAGAAAGGGATTATTTTCTGTTCCATCTCAGAAGCCATTCAGAATCACGGTGAACTGGTGAGACAGTATCTTGGAAAAGTGGTTCCCAGAGGCGATAACTTCTATGCCGCGCTCAATTCCGCGGTTTTCTCGGACGGCAGTTTCTGCTACATCCCAAAAGGCGTAAAATGTCCGATGGAACTTTCCACTTACTTCCGTATTAACCAGGCCGGTACCGGACAGTTTGAAAGAACGCTGGTAATTGCTGACGAGGGAAGCTATGTAAGCTATCTGGAAGGATGTACCGCTCCCGCACGCGACGAAAACCAACTTCACGCGGCTGTTGTGGAACTACTGGCACTGGATGGTGCAGAAATAAAATATTCCACCGTACAGAACTGGTTCCCGGGTGACGAAAGCGGTAAAGGCGGAGTATATAACTTTGTAACCAAACGTGGGCTTTGCGAACGGAATGCAAAAATTTCCTGGACTCAGGTTGAAACAGGCTCGGCGGTTACATGGAAATATCCCAGCTGTATCCTGAAGGGCGACAACTCTGTGGGCGAATTCTACTCCATCGCAGTGACCAACAACCACCAGTATGCGGATACCGGTACCAAGATGATCCATATCGGGAAAAATTCCAGATCTACGATTATCTCGAAGGGAATTTCTGCAGGAAAATCAAACAACTCCTACCGAGGTTTGGTGAAGGTAATGCCTTCAGCAAAAGGTGCGCGCAATTTTTCACAATGCGACTCCCTGCTTATGGGAAATGAGTGCGGCGCGCATACATTCCCTTATATTGAAATCAAGGACCCCACAGCACAACTGGAGCATGAGGCTACAACTTCAAAGATCGGTGAAGACCAGATATTTTACTGTAACCAGCGCGGTATTGATACCGAGCGCGCGATTGCTCTTATTGTAAACGGTTTCAGTAAGGAAGTTCTGAATAAGCTCCCAATGGAATTTGCCATTGAAGCCCAGAAACTTCTGGAAATCTCTCTGGAAGGATCCGTAGGTTAA
- a CDS encoding HesB/IscA family protein, translated as MIKVSDHAKEKAVQLMTEEGFKPFEDFIRVGVKSGGCSGLEYVLKFDSTKTEADQVFEDNGIKIIIDKKSILYLAGTTLEYSGGLNGKGFVFNNPNANRTCGCGESFSL; from the coding sequence ATGATAAAAGTTAGCGATCACGCAAAAGAAAAGGCTGTACAACTCATGACAGAGGAGGGCTTTAAGCCTTTTGAAGACTTTATCCGCGTTGGTGTTAAAAGCGGCGGCTGCTCAGGTCTGGAATATGTTTTAAAGTTTGACAGCACCAAAACCGAAGCCGACCAGGTTTTTGAAGATAATGGGATAAAAATCATTATAGATAAGAAATCAATCCTTTATCTGGCGGGTACCACACTGGAATATTCCGGGGGCCTGAACGGGAAAGGATTTGTGTTTAATAATCCCAATGCAAACCGAACTTGCGGCTGCGGGGAATCTTTCAGTTTATAA
- a CDS encoding GLPGLI family protein: protein MKKITTLLVCLLFSAISNAQETRFIYEVMMKSNASDLSGTQKELSFLDVSGIRSVFYGENNYKRDSLMQRMRETRNFSSAEMGGLRSDIGYRIEKDLSEQKILYTGRIGRDQYQYEEDRKMNWKILPETAVIGSYKTQKAETEFAGRKWSAWFTQDIPLQEGPYKFSGLPGLIVKVEDADGHYEFYLKEVKKIAAPAMFVSRGNIVQLKRADFEKQMQKFRADPTSFMMLSGSRAGGNRGAAQADPNRRREMENRSKEMLERMSNPLER, encoded by the coding sequence ATGAAGAAAATTACGACACTGCTTGTCTGCCTATTATTTAGCGCAATTTCAAATGCACAGGAAACCCGATTCATATACGAAGTAATGATGAAGTCTAACGCTTCGGATTTATCAGGAACGCAGAAAGAACTTTCCTTTCTGGATGTAAGCGGCATAAGATCCGTCTTCTACGGTGAAAATAATTATAAACGCGATTCTCTGATGCAGCGAATGCGGGAAACCAGAAACTTCAGTTCAGCGGAAATGGGCGGCCTGCGCAGCGATATAGGTTACCGGATTGAAAAGGATCTGAGTGAGCAAAAAATCCTGTATACGGGAAGAATTGGCAGGGATCAGTATCAGTATGAGGAAGACAGGAAAATGAATTGGAAAATACTTCCTGAAACCGCGGTTATAGGCAGCTATAAAACTCAGAAAGCAGAGACTGAATTTGCAGGGAGAAAATGGAGTGCCTGGTTTACCCAGGATATTCCCTTGCAGGAAGGACCCTATAAATTCTCAGGTCTTCCCGGCCTGATTGTAAAAGTTGAGGATGCTGACGGTCATTATGAATTCTACCTGAAAGAAGTGAAGAAAATCGCAGCACCTGCAATGTTTGTTAGCCGCGGAAACATCGTTCAACTTAAGCGTGCCGATTTCGAAAAGCAGATGCAGAAATTCAGGGCAGACCCTACATCATTTATGATGCTTAGCGGCTCACGTGCCGGCGGCAACCGTGGTGCCGCTCAGGCAGACCCCAACCGCAGGAGAGAAATGGAGAACCGCTCAAAAGAAATGCTGGAGAGAATGAGCAACCCGCTGGAAAGATAA